In a genomic window of Mycosarcoma maydis chromosome 5, whole genome shotgun sequence:
- a CDS encoding uncharacterized protein (related to monooxygenase), whose translation MAAATAHNFGLSALVSYLYQWIQILIAYAFAPKLPSQQVKQKPLGHVAVIGAGITGISTASHLIGHGFEVTIFDQAEEIGGIWSRVNSTSGLQISSIMYRFHPAVKWTQAYPHRDEILKNTQKIWKMYELDKRTHLGFKVENVTRHSSSTDPHEHGHARWVINGNENEVFDGIVVSTGTCGKPKKMDLPGEEKFKGKIVHSSQLDGLDCKGKKVLIVGGGASGIEALELAVAQGADRPTILARSDKWIIPRNTIINCALALQPFGRETWLSFIPEFLLKKLHYRDLEQKMAPTKGFYTETPIVNTSALRHIRKGEADYQRGDVLDLDESGIHFNLRKRGQKKGSDGKKIHYEADIIVVATGFEVPSIDFLPQDLFPEDYVRPNMYLQVFPIEDCSVLCTNSTFRNAVGTVGHIHIGIMARTLMLFLMDKSTRPKPRDMRLWVDMIRFIKDRAPGGQLDFFTYMELCIWLISFLFFRFNRLYYFFFVSFGWGFWSREDKADKSGTLVGEPKFHLSISKLIGKGPTAQFLRDN comes from the coding sequence ATGGCAGCTGCAACTGCTCATAATTTTGGGCTCTCTGCCCTCGTCAGCTACCTCTACCAGTGGATTCAAATCCTCATCGCGTACGCGTTTGCGCCCAAGCTTCCCTCACAACAAGTGAAGCAGAAACCACTTGGTCATGTAGCCGTGATCGGTGCCGGTATCACCGGTATCTCTACTGCCTCTCACCTCATCGGACACGGCTTCGAAGTCACCATcttcgaccaagctgaAGAAATCGGCGGCATCTGGTCGCGCGTCAATTCCACCTCGGGACTTCAGATCAGCTCCATCATGTATCGCTTCCACCCTGCAGTCAAGTGGACTCAGGCCTATCCGCATAGAGATGAGATTCTGAAGAACACGCAAAAGATCTGGAAGATGTACGAACTTGACAAGCGTACCCATCTTGGTTTCAAGGTGGAAAACGTCACCAGGCACTCTTCGTCGACGGATCCTCATGAGCACGGACATGCTCGATGGGTGATTAACGGCAACGAAAACGAGGTGTTTGACGGTATCGTTGTCAGCACCGGTACCTGTGGAAAGCCAAAGAAGATGGACCTCCCTGGAGAGGAAAAATTCAAGGGCAAGATTGTTCACTCTTCACAGCTCGATGGCCTTGACTGCAAGGGCAAAAAGGTGTTGATTGTGGGAGGCGGAGCCAGTGGtatcgaggcgctcgaacTGGCTGTTGCACAGGGTGCCGATAGACCCACCATCCTGGCTCGCAGCGACAAATGGATCATCCCACGCAATACCATCATCAACTGTGCGCTTGCACTGCAGCCGTTTGGGCGCGAGACTTGGCTGTCGTTTATCCCCGAGTttctgctcaagaagctgcacTACCGTGATCTCGAGCAAAAGATGGCGCCCACAAAAGGCTTCTACACAGAAACACCCATCGTCAACACCAGCGCTCTGCGACACATCCGCAAAGGTGAAGCCGACTACCAGCGTGGTGAtgtgctcgatctggacgAAAGCGGGATCCACTTCAACTTGCGCAAGCGTGGCCAGAAAAAAGGCTCGGACGGCAAGAAAATCCACTACGAAGCCGACATCATTGTCGTCGCTACTGGCTTCGAGGTGCCTTCGATTGATTTCCTGCCCCAGGACTTGTTCCCAGAGGACTATGTTCGACCCAACATGTACCTTCAGGTGTTCCCCATCGAGGACTGCTCCGTTCTGTGCACCAACTCGACCTTCCGCAACGCTGTCGGTACAGTCGGCCATATCCACATTGGCATCATGGCACGTACGCTAATGCTGTTCCTGATGGACAAATCCACCCGTCCCAAACCGCGCGACATGCGTCTCTGGGTGGACATGATTCGCTTCATCAAGGACCGCGCTCCTGGTGGCCAGCTCGACTTCTTCACTTACATGGAGCTGTGTATCTGGCTTATCtctttcctcttcttccgcTTCAACCGTCTCTACTACTTTTTCTTTGTCAGCTTCGGCTGGGGATTCTGGAGCAGAGAGGACAAAGCGGACAAATCGGGCACCCTGGTCGGAGAGCCCAAATTCCACCTCAGTATCAGTAAGCTTATTGGAAAAGGCCCCACCGCTCAATTCCTCAGGGACAATTGA
- a CDS encoding uncharacterized protein (related to 2,5-diketo-D-gluconic acid reductase): MSTKLTLQSAYPLLGESGVEMPVLGFGVYKSPAEVTERSVTTALKSGYRHIDSAQYYENEKQVGNAVRAWCLETHSSRRDVFVTTKIIAPGKTKEDTLESLRESVSKINLDGYVDCFLIHTPTSGPEGRKHLWEALKELQSEGKVITIGVSNYGVKHLQELVDRQQTPAVNQIEIHPWCQQRPIVEFCKRHKIVLQAYCPIVRAQHANDADVLEIAAKHKVDWSQVLLRWSLQKGFVPLPKSDTPSRIASNADIFGFELDEDDMKKLDAKDQGAKGAVAPNPVDCE, from the coding sequence ATGTCAACTAAGCTCACGTTGCAATCTGCGTACCCTTTGTTGGGCGAGTCGGGCGTCGAGATGCCCGTTCTGGGTTTTGGTGTGTACAAGAGCCCAGCCGAGGTGACGGAACGATCGGTGACAACGGCGCTCAAGTCTGGATATCGTCACATCGACAGCGCCCAGTACTATGAAAACGAAAAGCAAGTTGGAAATGCTGTGCGAGCTTGGTGCCTCGAAACGCACTCTTCTCGACGAGACGTGTTCGTCACCACCAAGATCATCGCACCAGGCAAGACCAAGGAGGAcacgctcgagtcgctccGTGAGTCGGTTTCAAAAATCAATCTGGATGGCTACGTGGACTGCTTCCTCATCCACACCCCCACATCCGGCCCTGAGGGGCGCAAACACCTCTGGGAAGCACTCAAGGAGCTCCAGTCGGAAGGCAAAGTCATCACCATTGGTGTTAGCAACTACGGAGTCAAGCATCTCCAAGAACTCGTCGACCGCCAACAAACGCCAGCGGTCAACCAGATCGAGATTCACCCTTGGTGTCAGCAGCGACCCATTGTCGAGTTTTGCAAGAGGCACAAGATCGTACTGCAGGCATATTGCCCGATCGTACGAGCTCAACACGCCAATGACGCCGACGTGCTCGAGATTGCTGCTAAACACAAGGTGGACTGGTCGCAGGTGCTGTTGCGCTGGTCGTTGCAAAAGGGCTTCGTGCCGCTGCCCAAGTCAGACACGCCGTCGCGCATTGCGTCCAACGCCGACATCTTTGGGTTCGAGCTGGATGAGGATGATATGAAGAAGCTAGATGCGAAGGATCAGGGCGCTAAAGGTGCCGTTGCGCCCAACCCTGTTGACTGCGAGTGA